One window of Hymenobacter sp. BRD128 genomic DNA carries:
- a CDS encoding 5-(carboxyamino)imidazole ribonucleotide synthase, whose product MSAATHAATMTPIFPGSRDAAGRPATLGVLGGGQLGRMFVHAAQRLGYFTAVLEPDAQSPAGLVSHHHIQTAYDDPAGLAQLADLCQAITTEFENVTAQALHTLAQTRPVAPGAAVVGIAQNRIEEKAHFAACAEVSGVSCAPYAVLETPDHLQTVLAERADLLPGILKTARLGYDGKGQIRVKTAAELAAAWAELGNVACVLEKMLPLTAECSVLVARGWDGQVVSFAPQRNVHEAGILAVTHAYEGAVPPALAERAREAAIAIAQHINYVGVLCVEFFVVDNGSAHGGLVVNEMAPRPHNSGHYTIDACDASQFDLQVHAMAGLPLPQPRQHSPAIMLNLLGDVWFGPDGQPREPDWYAVLSLPGTHLHLYGKLEARAGRKMGHLTITGPDVASVKTTARRAAELLGLPGLDAI is encoded by the coding sequence ATGAGCGCCGCTACACACGCGGCGACGATGACGCCGATTTTTCCGGGTAGCCGGGATGCCGCCGGCCGACCGGCTACCCTAGGGGTGCTGGGGGGCGGCCAGTTGGGCCGGATGTTTGTGCACGCCGCCCAGCGCTTAGGCTACTTCACCGCCGTGCTGGAGCCCGACGCGCAAAGCCCGGCCGGGCTGGTGAGCCACCACCACATTCAGACCGCTTACGACGACCCGGCTGGCCTGGCGCAGCTAGCCGACCTATGCCAAGCCATCACCACCGAGTTTGAAAACGTGACGGCCCAGGCCCTGCACACGCTGGCGCAAACCCGGCCCGTGGCGCCGGGCGCGGCCGTGGTGGGCATTGCCCAAAACCGCATCGAGGAAAAAGCCCACTTCGCGGCCTGCGCCGAGGTGTCGGGGGTGAGCTGCGCGCCCTACGCGGTGCTGGAAACGCCGGACCACCTGCAAACCGTGCTAGCCGAGCGGGCCGATTTGCTGCCCGGCATCCTGAAGACCGCGCGCCTGGGCTACGACGGCAAGGGCCAAATCCGGGTGAAGACCGCCGCCGAGCTGGCCGCCGCCTGGGCCGAGCTGGGCAACGTGGCCTGCGTGCTGGAAAAGATGCTGCCGCTCACCGCCGAGTGCTCGGTGCTGGTAGCCCGCGGCTGGGATGGGCAGGTTGTGAGCTTCGCCCCGCAGCGCAACGTGCACGAGGCGGGCATTCTGGCTGTGACCCACGCCTACGAGGGCGCGGTGCCCCCGGCCCTGGCCGAGCGGGCGCGCGAGGCGGCCATCGCCATCGCGCAGCACATCAACTACGTTGGAGTGCTGTGCGTCGAGTTTTTTGTGGTGGACAACGGCAGCGCGCACGGCGGCCTGGTAGTCAACGAGATGGCTCCGCGCCCGCACAACAGCGGCCACTACACCATCGACGCCTGCGACGCCTCGCAGTTTGATTTGCAAGTGCACGCGATGGCGGGCCTGCCCCTACCCCAGCCGCGCCAGCACTCGCCGGCCATCATGCTCAATCTACTAGGCGACGTGTGGTTCGGCCCCGACGGCCAGCCGCGCGAGCCGGACTGGTACGCCGTGCTGAGTCTGCCCGGCACGCACCTGCACCTGTATGGCAAGCTGGAAGCCCGCGCCGGCCGCAAGATGGGCCACCTCACAATCACCGGGCCGGATGTAGCCAGCGTTAAAACCACGGCGCGCCGCGCGGCGGAGCTACTCGGCTTGCCGGGACTGGATGCTATTTAG
- the purE gene encoding 5-(carboxyamino)imidazole ribonucleotide mutase produces MSTLATPDAPSPRATPGQPVIGVVMGSSSDWDTMQHAVQILTQFGVAHEARVVSAHRMPDDLFAYAEQAGPRGLQAIIAGAGGAAHLPGMLAAKTTVPVLGVPVASRHLQGVDSLHSIVQMPKGIPVATFAIGTAGAANAALFAVSLLALHDPELATKLRAFRADQTEAARAMTLPV; encoded by the coding sequence ATGAGTACTCTTGCTACCCCCGACGCCCCCAGCCCCCGCGCTACCCCCGGCCAGCCAGTGATTGGCGTGGTCATGGGCTCCAGCAGCGACTGGGACACCATGCAGCACGCCGTGCAGATTCTCACGCAGTTTGGCGTGGCCCACGAAGCGCGCGTGGTATCGGCCCACCGCATGCCCGACGACTTGTTTGCCTACGCCGAGCAGGCCGGCCCGCGGGGCTTGCAAGCCATCATTGCCGGGGCGGGCGGGGCCGCCCACTTGCCGGGCATGCTAGCCGCCAAAACGACGGTGCCCGTGCTGGGGGTGCCGGTGGCCAGCCGCCACTTACAGGGCGTCGATTCGCTGCACAGCATCGTACAGATGCCCAAGGGGATACCGGTGGCCACGTTTGCCATCGGCACGGCCGGGGCAGCCAATGCCGCGCTGTTCGCCGTGAGCCTCCTGGCCCTGCACGACCCGGAGCTGGCGACCAAATTGCGGGCCTTCCGCGCCGACCAAACCGAGGCCGCCCGCGCCATGACCCTGCCCGTATGA
- a CDS encoding DUF433 domain-containing protein, with protein sequence MNVADLITTDPDILGGQPVFAGTRVPVETLFDHLEAGIPLDEFLDDFPTVTRAQAIALLDMATKLLTAKNVVQLYAAAA encoded by the coding sequence ATGAACGTCGCCGACCTGATAACTACTGACCCGGATATACTCGGTGGTCAACCTGTATTTGCGGGTACGCGCGTACCAGTAGAAACCTTATTTGACCATCTGGAAGCGGGCATACCGCTGGATGAGTTCTTAGACGACTTTCCCACTGTTACCAGAGCGCAGGCCATAGCCTTGCTGGATATGGCTACTAAGCTCCTTACCGCCAAGAATGTAGTGCAATTATATGCGGCTGCTGCTTGA
- a CDS encoding DUF5615 family PIN-like protein gives MRLLLDENLPKKLKLDFPEHEVFTVRDKGWNGIKNGKLLELMVADDFDALLTFDKNLQYQQNFQKYTLTVFVLNAPANTYAVLTLLSAQVNAALIKGNLLNGPLVIQAE, from the coding sequence ATGCGGCTGCTGCTTGATGAGAACCTGCCGAAGAAGCTGAAGTTAGACTTTCCCGAGCACGAGGTTTTTACGGTGCGCGATAAAGGCTGGAACGGCATCAAGAATGGCAAACTGCTGGAATTAATGGTAGCTGACGACTTTGACGCCTTGCTCACGTTTGACAAAAATTTGCAATACCAGCAGAATTTTCAGAAATACACGCTCACGGTTTTTGTGCTAAACGCTCCTGCAAATACTTACGCGGTACTCACGCTGCTTTCGGCTCAAGTCAATGCTGCATTGATAAAGGGGAATTTGTTGAATGGACCGTTGGTGATTCAAGCAGAATAG
- a CDS encoding xanthine dehydrogenase family protein molybdopterin-binding subunit — protein sequence MSQTIAAPPTVRLDSDVIGKPINRTDGPAKVSGAAKYAAEFGVTGPLWYGYIVSSPVAKGKIIKIHAAEVLAIPGVQRVFSHENVPSLAWFDRNYKDDVAPGGSPFRPLHEPEIMFSQQPVALVVAETFELARYAASVLRIEYDVEEFNTDLAAAAPKAFEAPKGKTGFLPPPKPKGDMEQAYADAPHKMAGEYVHHAQHHNPMELFGTTVDWLGDGKKMKIYDKTQGAPNVQQYIAKIFGLSKEEARIISKFTGGGFGAGLRPQYQVFLAVMAALELEHSIRVVMTRSQMFSLGHRPHTVQNIRLASDDQGYLQAMEHNALGETSQFENETETVVNWSGISYTVPNSQFDYKLAKIDVNTPADMRAPGAATGNFAIESAIDELSYKAGKDPLDFRLLNYTYSDPTENKPFSSKRLDDCYHEGAARFGWEQRNPAPRSMRDGNLLVGWGVAAGCWDASMQKAEAKAVISANGHLTVRSATNDQGAGTYVIMTQMAAQTLGLPMAQVTFELGDTEMPAAPIQGGSWTANSVGAAVQNACQELGKKLLKLAQQLDDSPLAGVNFEDVQFADGHIRANEDISRTVAIADILAASGEAKIEADGKAGPNPINMLKYSMHSHNAAFVEVKVDEDLGTVHVTRVVNAVAAGRIMNPKTARSQVLGGTVWGISMALMEEAYLNNDLGRYINHNYAEYHIPVNADIHKIDVIFVEEEDDIASPIGVKGVGEIGMLGVAAAIANAVYHATGKRVRELPLTIDKLL from the coding sequence ATGAGCCAGACTATTGCCGCCCCGCCTACCGTGCGCCTCGACAGCGACGTGATTGGCAAACCTATTAATCGCACCGATGGCCCGGCCAAAGTGAGCGGCGCGGCCAAGTACGCCGCCGAGTTTGGCGTGACCGGCCCGCTGTGGTACGGCTACATCGTGAGCAGCCCAGTAGCCAAGGGCAAGATTATCAAAATCCACGCCGCCGAGGTGCTGGCTATTCCGGGCGTGCAGCGGGTTTTCTCGCACGAGAATGTGCCCTCGCTAGCCTGGTTCGACCGCAATTACAAGGACGACGTGGCTCCCGGCGGCTCGCCCTTCCGCCCACTGCACGAGCCCGAAATCATGTTCAGCCAGCAGCCGGTGGCGCTGGTAGTGGCCGAGACGTTTGAGCTGGCCCGCTACGCCGCCTCGGTGCTGCGCATCGAGTACGACGTGGAAGAATTTAACACCGACCTGGCGGCCGCTGCCCCCAAAGCATTTGAAGCGCCGAAGGGCAAAACCGGCTTCCTGCCTCCACCCAAGCCCAAGGGCGACATGGAGCAGGCCTACGCCGATGCCCCGCACAAGATGGCTGGCGAGTATGTACACCACGCGCAGCACCACAACCCAATGGAACTGTTCGGGACGACCGTGGACTGGCTGGGCGACGGTAAGAAGATGAAAATCTACGATAAGACCCAGGGCGCGCCCAACGTGCAGCAGTACATCGCCAAGATTTTCGGCCTGAGCAAGGAGGAGGCACGTATTATCTCGAAGTTCACGGGCGGCGGCTTCGGCGCGGGCTTGCGGCCGCAATATCAGGTGTTTCTGGCCGTGATGGCCGCCTTAGAGCTGGAGCATTCGATACGGGTGGTGATGACGCGCTCGCAGATGTTTAGTTTGGGCCACCGCCCCCACACGGTGCAGAATATTCGTCTGGCTAGCGACGACCAGGGCTACCTGCAGGCGATGGAACACAACGCGCTGGGGGAAACTTCGCAGTTCGAGAACGAAACCGAAACGGTGGTGAATTGGTCGGGCATTTCATACACCGTGCCCAACAGCCAGTTCGATTATAAGCTAGCCAAAATTGACGTGAACACGCCGGCCGACATGCGCGCGCCCGGCGCCGCCACCGGCAACTTCGCCATCGAAAGTGCCATTGACGAGCTGTCGTACAAGGCGGGCAAAGACCCGCTCGATTTCCGCCTGCTTAACTACACGTATTCCGACCCTACCGAGAACAAGCCCTTCAGCAGCAAGCGCCTCGACGACTGCTACCACGAAGGCGCCGCCCGCTTCGGCTGGGAGCAGCGCAACCCCGCGCCCCGCTCGATGCGCGACGGCAACCTGCTGGTAGGCTGGGGCGTAGCCGCGGGCTGCTGGGATGCCTCCATGCAGAAAGCCGAAGCCAAGGCGGTAATTTCGGCCAACGGCCACCTCACCGTGCGCAGCGCCACCAATGACCAGGGCGCGGGTACTTACGTGATTATGACCCAGATGGCTGCCCAAACCCTCGGGCTGCCGATGGCGCAGGTCACCTTCGAGCTCGGCGATACCGAGATGCCCGCCGCTCCTATCCAGGGTGGCTCCTGGACGGCCAACTCGGTGGGTGCCGCCGTGCAGAATGCCTGCCAGGAGCTCGGCAAAAAGCTGCTCAAACTGGCCCAACAACTGGACGACTCGCCCCTAGCCGGCGTGAACTTTGAGGACGTGCAGTTTGCCGACGGCCACATCCGCGCCAATGAGGACATCAGCCGCACGGTTGCCATCGCCGACATTCTGGCAGCGAGCGGCGAAGCCAAAATCGAAGCCGACGGTAAGGCCGGCCCGAACCCGATTAACATGCTGAAGTACTCGATGCACTCGCACAACGCGGCCTTCGTGGAAGTGAAAGTGGACGAGGACCTGGGCACCGTGCACGTCACGCGCGTGGTAAACGCCGTGGCCGCCGGCCGCATCATGAACCCCAAAACCGCCCGTAGCCAGGTGCTGGGCGGCACGGTTTGGGGCATCAGCATGGCCCTGATGGAGGAGGCCTACCTCAACAACGACCTGGGCCGCTACATCAACCACAACTACGCCGAGTACCACATCCCGGTGAATGCGGACATTCACAAAATCGACGTAATTTTTGTGGAGGAGGAAGACGACATCGCCAGCCCCATCGGCGTCAAAGGTGTCGGCGAAATCGGGATGCTGGGCGTAGCCGCCGCCATCGCCAACGCCGTGTACCACGCCACCGGCAAGCGCGTCCGCGAATTACCGCTGACGATTGATAAGCTGCTGTAA
- a CDS encoding xanthine dehydrogenase family protein subunit M, whose product MNSFTLIQATAADEAVRDLTSHDGAAYLGGGTNLVDLMKYNLERPTHLTSLGLLPLTDITSLPDGGLRLGALATNADTAWHPEVEKRYPLLSQSILAGATPQLRNAATNGGNLNQRTRCYYFYDLAAPCNKREPGTGCSALTGPNRVCGVLGTSESCIATNPSDMCVALAALEATVRVQGPDGERTIKFDDYHRLPGDKPEKDNTLQPGELVTAIDLPEEGYADHFTYLKLRDRSSYAFALVSVAVGLKMNGNVIEKARFALGGVAHKPWRDQEAEQLLEGQTTSPDLFRQVAAKVFADAKGYGEGSLHNSFKLELGKRAIVRALKQATEMSQVVNPNVFLNSNP is encoded by the coding sequence ATGAATAGTTTCACTCTTATCCAGGCCACGGCCGCCGACGAGGCCGTGCGCGACCTGACCAGCCACGATGGCGCGGCCTACCTGGGCGGCGGCACCAACCTCGTGGACTTGATGAAGTACAACCTTGAGCGGCCGACCCACCTCACCAGCCTGGGTTTGCTGCCGCTCACCGACATCACGAGCCTGCCCGACGGCGGCCTGCGCCTGGGCGCCCTAGCCACCAACGCCGACACTGCCTGGCACCCCGAGGTAGAAAAACGCTACCCACTGCTGAGCCAGTCCATCCTGGCCGGGGCTACGCCGCAGCTGCGCAACGCCGCCACCAACGGCGGCAACCTCAACCAGCGCACCCGCTGCTACTACTTCTACGACCTCGCCGCGCCCTGCAACAAGCGCGAGCCCGGCACGGGCTGCTCGGCCCTCACCGGCCCCAACCGCGTGTGCGGCGTGCTGGGCACCAGCGAAAGCTGCATCGCCACCAATCCTTCGGATATGTGCGTGGCCCTAGCCGCCCTCGAAGCCACGGTGCGCGTGCAAGGCCCCGATGGCGAGCGCACCATCAAGTTCGACGACTACCACCGCCTGCCGGGCGATAAGCCCGAAAAGGACAACACCTTGCAACCCGGCGAGTTGGTAACGGCCATCGACCTACCCGAGGAAGGCTACGCCGACCACTTCACTTACCTCAAGCTGCGCGACCGTAGCAGCTACGCCTTTGCGCTGGTGAGCGTAGCGGTAGGCTTGAAGATGAACGGCAACGTCATCGAAAAAGCCCGCTTTGCCCTGGGCGGCGTGGCCCACAAGCCCTGGCGCGACCAAGAGGCCGAGCAGCTGCTGGAAGGCCAAACGACCTCGCCCGACTTGTTCCGCCAAGTGGCCGCCAAGGTGTTTGCCGATGCCAAGGGCTACGGCGAAGGCTCGCTGCACAACTCGTTTAAGCTTGAGCTAGGCAAGCGTGCCATCGTGCGGGCGCTCAAACAGGCTACCGAGATGAGCCAGGTCGTGAACCCGAACGTGTTTTTGAATTCTAATCCGTAA
- a CDS encoding (2Fe-2S)-binding protein — MSAHFIQEPLDKAAPRVVPAQAVTLNVNGEDHTIQLAPWTSLLDALREYLDLAGTKKGCDHGQCGACTVLVDGKRINSCLALATVYQGKKIQTIEGLGTEDNLSPLQQAFVNHDAFQCGYCTPGQICSAQGLINEGRCKTEDEVREHMSGNLCRCGAYTNILSAVMEVLHDGQVVVDNGTLVTIPAQPTKSSSAS; from the coding sequence ATGAGTGCACACTTCATTCAAGAGCCCCTTGATAAAGCGGCGCCGCGCGTGGTGCCCGCCCAGGCCGTAACGCTCAACGTCAACGGCGAAGACCACACCATCCAGCTTGCGCCCTGGACCAGCCTGCTCGACGCCCTGCGCGAGTACCTGGACCTGGCCGGCACCAAAAAAGGCTGCGACCACGGCCAGTGCGGCGCTTGCACCGTCCTCGTTGATGGCAAGCGCATTAACTCGTGCCTGGCCCTGGCCACGGTGTACCAGGGCAAGAAAATTCAGACCATTGAGGGCCTGGGTACGGAAGACAACCTCTCGCCGCTCCAGCAAGCGTTTGTCAACCACGACGCTTTCCAGTGCGGCTACTGCACGCCGGGGCAGATTTGCTCGGCGCAGGGCCTCATCAACGAGGGCCGCTGCAAGACCGAAGACGAGGTGCGCGAGCACATGAGTGGCAACCTCTGCCGGTGCGGCGCCTACACCAACATCCTGTCGGCCGTGATGGAAGTACTGCACGACGGCCAGGTAGTGGTCGATAACGGCACGCTGGTAACCATTCCGGCCCAGCCCACCAAATCCAGCTCCGCTAGCTAA
- a CDS encoding homoserine dehydrogenase: MTRTDLNIGLFGFGVVGQGLHAVLERTPGLRARIGRIAVKSRDKVRSLPAELFTFDKNDLLSDPGLTVIVELIDDADEAYLIVKEALLRGKAVVTANKKMLAEHLPELIEIQQTTGTPLLYESAACASLPVIRNLEEYYDTDLLESVEGIVNGSTNYILTAMHRDAQPYAAALARAQELGFAESNPALDVEGIDARNKLVLLLAHAFGAVVAPTDLLAVGITNISGLATAYAREQGLIIKLVAEARRLPGGGLAAAVLPTLVRPGHELAQVHDEFNGLITQSGFADRQFFLGRGAGAFPTASAVLSDLSALTYGYRYGYKKIHQNAHLALTPDAAELDVLVTFDEAGGAPDRADFTAVHEEFRSAQRGNYLTGTIRLGQLARASWLRAPGVCVIRLAEPLRAAVAVPAALETATA, translated from the coding sequence ATGACTCGTACCGACCTCAACATTGGTCTTTTTGGCTTTGGCGTGGTGGGCCAGGGCCTGCACGCCGTGCTGGAGCGCACGCCGGGCCTGCGCGCCCGCATTGGCCGCATCGCCGTTAAAAGCCGGGATAAAGTCCGCTCGCTGCCGGCCGAACTGTTCACCTTCGATAAAAACGACCTGCTGAGCGACCCTGGTCTCACGGTGATAGTGGAGCTGATTGACGATGCCGACGAAGCATACCTGATTGTGAAAGAGGCGCTGCTGCGCGGCAAAGCCGTGGTAACGGCCAACAAGAAGATGCTGGCCGAGCACCTGCCCGAGCTGATTGAGATTCAGCAGACTACCGGTACGCCGCTGCTCTACGAGTCGGCGGCCTGCGCCAGCCTGCCGGTCATCCGCAACCTGGAAGAATATTACGATACCGACCTGCTCGAATCGGTGGAGGGCATCGTGAACGGCTCGACCAATTACATCCTCACGGCCATGCACCGCGACGCCCAGCCCTACGCCGCGGCCCTGGCTAGGGCCCAGGAGCTGGGTTTTGCCGAAAGCAACCCCGCCCTCGATGTGGAAGGCATCGACGCCCGCAACAAGCTGGTGCTGCTGCTGGCCCACGCCTTCGGCGCGGTGGTAGCACCCACCGATTTGCTGGCCGTGGGCATCACAAATATCAGCGGGCTAGCCACGGCCTACGCCCGTGAGCAGGGTCTGATAATCAAGCTGGTAGCCGAGGCGCGGCGGTTGCCGGGCGGCGGATTGGCGGCGGCCGTGCTACCCACGCTGGTGCGCCCCGGCCACGAGCTGGCGCAGGTACACGACGAGTTTAATGGCCTCATCACCCAGAGCGGCTTTGCCGACCGGCAGTTTTTTCTGGGGCGCGGGGCGGGGGCGTTCCCCACGGCCTCGGCGGTGCTCAGCGACCTTTCGGCGCTCACCTACGGCTACCGCTACGGCTACAAGAAAATTCACCAGAACGCTCACCTAGCCCTCACGCCCGACGCGGCCGAACTCGACGTGCTCGTGACGTTTGACGAAGCTGGCGGTGCGCCCGACCGGGCCGATTTCACGGCCGTGCACGAGGAGTTTCGCTCGGCGCAGCGTGGCAATTACCTCACCGGCACTATCAGGCTGGGGCAGCTGGCGCGGGCGAGTTGGCTGCGGGCGCCGGGCGTGTGCGTCATCAGGCTAGCCGAGCCGCTGCGCGCCGCCGTGGCAGTGCCCGCCGCGCTTGAAACTGCTACTGCTTAG
- a CDS encoding Gfo/Idh/MocA family oxidoreductase codes for MTPSSDAPIGAGLLAYGMSGKLFHAPFLAAHSGFALRAVVERTQQRMIADYPAIISYPSTEALLADPAIELVVVNTPNDTHYDLARQALLAGRHVLVEKPVATTVAQWQELCALARQQGRLLLGYQNRRWDTDFGAVRRVVESGRLGQLIEVHFRFDRYRPVLHTKVFKEDGRPGSGVLYDLGPHLLDQAIALFGKPLSFEKTTGCYRAGSRVDDFFAFRLRYPEGLHVWVTSSLLVADPGPAFILHGTRGSYKKDRTDPQEPQLLAGIKPTDPAYGREQPGQEGRLTLANPADPSQLLPPVAEEAAPASYMSLFEAVYQAIRHDQPYPIRAEELAWQLDLLNAEPAH; via the coding sequence ATGACTCCTTCCTCTGACGCACCCATCGGTGCTGGCTTGCTGGCCTACGGCATGTCGGGCAAGCTTTTTCACGCGCCGTTTCTGGCCGCGCATTCCGGCTTTGCGCTGCGCGCGGTGGTCGAGCGCACCCAGCAGCGCATGATTGCCGACTACCCCGCAATTATCAGCTACCCCAGCACCGAGGCCCTGCTGGCCGACCCTGCCATCGAGCTAGTGGTGGTGAATACGCCCAACGATACGCACTACGACCTCGCGCGGCAGGCCCTGCTGGCCGGCCGGCACGTGCTGGTCGAGAAGCCCGTGGCGACTACCGTGGCCCAGTGGCAAGAGCTATGCGCTCTGGCCCGGCAGCAGGGCCGCCTGCTGCTAGGCTACCAGAACCGCCGCTGGGACACCGATTTTGGGGCGGTGCGCCGGGTAGTGGAAAGCGGCCGGCTAGGCCAGCTTATCGAGGTGCATTTTCGCTTCGACCGCTACCGGCCGGTGCTGCATACCAAAGTATTTAAGGAAGATGGCCGCCCCGGCTCGGGCGTGCTCTACGACCTGGGGCCGCACCTGCTCGACCAGGCTATAGCGCTGTTTGGCAAGCCGTTGTCGTTCGAAAAAACAACCGGCTGCTACCGCGCTGGCTCGCGGGTTGATGATTTTTTTGCGTTTCGTCTGCGCTACCCAGAAGGCCTGCACGTGTGGGTAACGTCGAGCCTGCTCGTGGCCGACCCTGGCCCGGCGTTTATCCTGCACGGCACGCGGGGCAGCTACAAGAAAGACCGCACCGACCCCCAGGAACCCCAGCTGCTGGCCGGTATCAAGCCTACCGACCCCGCCTACGGCCGCGAGCAGCCCGGCCAGGAAGGCCGCCTGACCCTGGCCAACCCGGCCGACCCCAGCCAGCTGCTGCCGCCCGTGGCCGAGGAGGCCGCGCCAGCTAGCTATATGAGCTTGTTCGAAGCTGTTTATCAGGCCATTCGCCACGACCAGCCTTACCCTATTCGGGCAGAAGAACTGGCCTGGCAGCTCGACCTATTGAACGCTGAGCCCGCTCACTAA
- a CDS encoding GNAT family N-acetyltransferase, whose translation MTIHHNAANQEFTVGAADQQAELAYSLPAAGVIDFVHTYVPENQRGQGVADELAKTGLAYARQQHLKVRTSCPFMADYVQQHHKEYADLLAS comes from the coding sequence ATGACTATTCACCACAACGCTGCTAACCAAGAATTTACCGTCGGCGCGGCCGACCAGCAAGCCGAGCTGGCCTACTCGCTGCCCGCCGCCGGGGTCATCGATTTTGTGCACACCTACGTGCCCGAAAACCAGCGCGGCCAGGGCGTGGCCGACGAGCTGGCCAAAACTGGCTTGGCTTACGCCCGCCAGCAGCACCTGAAGGTGCGCACCAGCTGCCCCTTCATGGCCGACTATGTACAGCAGCACCATAAAGAGTACGCCGACCTGCTAGCCAGCTAG